The Phoenix dactylifera cultivar Barhee BC4 unplaced genomic scaffold, palm_55x_up_171113_PBpolish2nd_filt_p 000491F, whole genome shotgun sequence genome contains a region encoding:
- the LOC120106219 gene encoding probable glycerol-3-phosphate dehydrogenase [NAD(+)] 1, cytosolic, which translates to MVGTVERDRGSLRFNGSIHSSNGAEERLDELRRLLGKSDGDLLKIVGIGAGAWGSVFAALLQDAYGHFREKVQIRIWRRAGRTVDRSTAEHLFEVINSREDVLRRLLRRCAYLKYVEARLGDRTLYADEILRDGFCLNMIDTPLCPLKVVTNLQEAVWDADIVVNGLPSTETREVFEEISRYWKERITVPIIISLAKGIEAALDPVPRIVTPTQMIRCATGVPIENILYLGGPNIASEIYNKEYANARICGSDKWRKPLAMFLRQPHFIVWDNSDLVTHEVMGGLKNVYAIGAGMVAALTNESATSKSVYFAHCTSEMIFITHLLSEQPEKLAGPLLADTYVTLLKGRNAWYGQMLAKGELSPDMGDSIKGKGMIQGVSAVDAFYELLSQPSLSVLHPEENKPVAPVELCPILKTLHRILMKREVSTQAILQALRDETMNDPRERIEIARSFYRPSLLGQP; encoded by the exons ATGGTTGGTACTGTTGAAAGGGATCGTGGTTCTCTTCGCTTTAATGGATCTATTCACAGCTCCAATGGTGCTGAAGAAAGGCTTGATGAGCTCCGTCGCCTTCTCGGCAAGTCTGACGGAGATCTGTTAAAGATTGTGGGTATAGGGGCCGGCGCTTGGGGCAGTGTTTTTGCTGCTCTCTTGCAAGATGCTTATGGTCATTTTCGTGAGAAGGTTCAGATTAGGATATGGAGACGGGCCGGGAGAACGGTTGACAGGTCCACAGCAGAGCATCTATTTGAGGTAATCAATTCTAGGGAGGATGTTTTGAGGCGTCTGCTTCGACGTTGTGCATActtgaaatatgttgaagcaaggCTTGGGGATCGAACGCTGTATGCAGATGAGATCTTGAGGGATGGCTTCTGCTTGAACATGATTGACACACCACTCTGCCCGCTGAAGGTTGTGACGAATTTGCAGGAGGCTGTATGGGATGCTGATATCGTTGTGAATGGTTTGCCTTCCACAGAGACCCGCGAAGTGTTTGAGGAGATCAGTAGATACTGGAAGGAGAGAATCACTGTTCCAATTATAATCTCTCTGGCAAAGGGTATTGAGGCAGCTTTAGATCCGGTTCCGCGGATAGTAACGCCTACACAGATGATCAGATGTGCAA CTGGAGTTCCAATTGAGAACATTCTTTATCTTGGGGGCCCAAACATTGCTTCGGAGATTTATAACAAGGAATACGCTAATGCTCGAATATGTGGATCTGATAAGTGGAGAAAACCACTTGCTATGTTTTTGAGGCAACCACATTTCATTGTGTGGGATAATAGTGATCTTGTCACTCATGAAGTTATGGGTGGCCTGAAAAATGTATATGCTATTGGTGCGG GGATGGTAGCTGCTCTGACAAATGAGAGTGCAACTAGCAAATCAGTATACTTTGCCCACTGCACTTCTGAGATGATATTTATTACTCATCTCTTGTCAGAGCAGCCAGAGAAACTTGCTGGTCCATTGCTAGCTGATACCTATGTAACCCTTTTAAAAGGTCGCAATGCATGGTATGGTCAGATGCTAGCGAAAGGGGAACTGAGTCCTGATATGGGTGATAGCATCAAAGGGAAAGGGATGATTCAG GGTGTCTCTGCAGTTGATGCATTCTATGAGCTTCTCAGTCAGCCCAGCTTAAGTGTACTGCATCCTGAAGAAAACAAGCCCGTTGCTCCAGTTGAGCTGTGCCCCATCCTCAAAACACTTCACAGAATTCTAATGAAAAG GGAAGTTTCTACGCAGGCCATTCTTCAAGCATTAAGAGATGAAACCATGAATGATCCTCGTGAGCGGATTGAGATTGCACGAAGCTTCTACAGACCGTCTCTTCTTGGCCAACCTTGA